A section of the Pseudomonas fluorescens genome encodes:
- a CDS encoding OmpA family protein: protein MKKIISASLIISILSLAGCANLAPTDKDGSRNQTLTWGSIGTIAGAAAGALINKGNHGKGALIGAGIGGLAGAGYGVYADRQEAELRKATAGTGIDVQRQGDDIKLVMPGAITFANGSTELSPAAQFNLDKLSGSFKQYGENNIEVTGHTDSIGSNSNNIELSQKRAISVGKHLIAQGIDKTRIQIYGAGPSQPIANNGTEEGRAQNRRVEIRLKAPIQPVAMDKAQ, encoded by the coding sequence ATGAAAAAGATCATCTCCGCATCGCTCATCATCAGCATCCTCTCCCTGGCCGGCTGCGCCAACCTCGCCCCGACTGACAAAGACGGCTCGCGCAACCAGACCTTGACCTGGGGGAGTATCGGCACCATCGCCGGCGCCGCTGCAGGCGCACTGATCAATAAAGGCAACCACGGCAAGGGCGCACTTATCGGTGCCGGTATCGGCGGTCTGGCCGGCGCGGGTTACGGCGTCTATGCGGATCGCCAGGAAGCCGAATTGCGCAAGGCAACTGCCGGCACTGGCATCGACGTACAGCGCCAAGGCGATGACATCAAGCTGGTGATGCCTGGTGCGATCACGTTCGCTAATGGCTCGACCGAACTGTCTCCTGCTGCCCAATTTAACCTGGACAAGCTGTCTGGTTCCTTCAAGCAGTACGGAGAAAACAACATTGAGGTGACTGGCCACACCGATAGCATTGGTAGCAACTCCAACAACATTGAGCTGAGCCAGAAGCGCGCTATCAGCGTCGGCAAACACCTAATCGCCCAAGGCATCGATAAAACTCGCATCCAGATCTACGGTGCTGGCCCGTCCCAGCCGATCGCAAACAACGGCACGGAGGAGGGCAGGGCACAAAACCGCCGGGTCGAGATCCGCCTGAAGGCACCGATCCAGCCCGTGGCCATGGATAAGGCTCAGTAA
- a CDS encoding type IV secretory system conjugative DNA transfer family protein has translation MVTQFRNYMENLLLWVTDPEAAKRAWRERRTQAIRIALGPQLSADTRGWPANQILHDDVIEALPSDRASLTRRAFYGRAAFHAGARLQKRLRARNFALSVGAFFLVSATAYLLGRNGSSLAWQWGSITAGLCIAVAGGYVFRCSLGLTPAAWRLIVPAGPLLTEDEIQDVKKFGSRVLLRVTPPRTPADLVGSYRSWTYDRDGNPVDGQIVPDDLSVSYLRKALVDESMPMAVAGIAILLAGLFVASDSLSWFIAPVAAGGAAAWSLLAIFDLSSIAKTRAAAAREALAVSAYPKLIEQEGKSKFADFDRALNEQIERAMSEKSSFINLGTATDLFAERRDPYSPAQAGMPFGLSVGDLSTHMLVLGQTGTGKTAAVIRPVVWQWQEARAGGLLVLDGKGQLPKELAGLPGYQVISPESSNFNAIQNLQPDEVADTLFQLFSSDKGNAGDVSGSEWEQFARELLRSTAKVLALMNALEPVEWPWNLSSIYKLAFEPSSRDRAKELIEGDCMHLLPGHLHRAYNSFMVRHLQKATETRSSIELNLETWLGTLINDQELGAWADCVEGVEIEDCLYGAMIGLALPDTQSGVAVSALAKRRFYSAIKRRGDNWKTEGQEPVLLVVDEAQDLVSHEELAILPKARSLGLCALYSTQGLDGLQVALQDEQATIMLLDQYRSVVSMQVGSEMTLDYVSQRLGTAPRVVFSEVAANTTDPVATANLYGANAGGYSTGTLAAKAQTSDEMIKVGRSYSHVGQAISTVSELAKKLGAEQAWQQLPAAIRRERPAGSVKIGEIPLVSPEEIRSLTMKKFTALAAVNRCGTVRRAQIRLNPMFTFPTEQQIEQPAEEVAA, from the coding sequence ATGGTAACGCAATTCCGTAATTACATGGAAAATCTGCTTCTTTGGGTCACAGATCCTGAAGCAGCAAAACGCGCCTGGCGAGAGCGCCGTACCCAGGCCATTCGCATAGCGCTTGGCCCACAACTGAGCGCGGATACTCGCGGTTGGCCGGCCAATCAGATCCTCCACGATGATGTGATAGAGGCCCTCCCATCGGATCGTGCGTCTCTTACGCGCCGCGCCTTCTATGGCCGCGCTGCATTCCATGCGGGCGCTCGACTCCAGAAGCGCCTACGCGCCCGGAATTTCGCGCTGAGCGTCGGTGCGTTCTTCCTGGTATCCGCAACGGCCTACCTCTTGGGTCGCAACGGTTCCAGCCTCGCCTGGCAATGGGGGTCGATCACTGCCGGTCTCTGCATCGCTGTGGCGGGGGGGTACGTTTTCCGTTGCTCACTCGGTCTGACGCCTGCGGCTTGGCGCCTGATAGTCCCTGCCGGCCCGCTGCTGACTGAGGATGAAATCCAGGATGTGAAAAAGTTCGGCTCTCGCGTGTTGCTGCGCGTAACTCCGCCTCGGACTCCTGCCGATCTGGTAGGCTCGTATCGATCATGGACGTACGATCGCGACGGCAATCCTGTTGATGGCCAGATCGTGCCCGATGACCTATCGGTGTCCTACTTGCGCAAAGCCCTGGTTGATGAGTCGATGCCAATGGCTGTCGCCGGAATCGCCATTCTGCTGGCAGGTCTATTCGTCGCTTCAGATTCCCTGAGCTGGTTCATCGCGCCGGTCGCCGCCGGCGGCGCTGCAGCTTGGTCGCTCCTGGCGATCTTCGATCTGTCCTCAATCGCTAAGACCCGAGCTGCGGCGGCCCGCGAGGCCCTGGCGGTCTCTGCCTATCCCAAACTCATTGAGCAGGAAGGTAAGAGCAAATTCGCGGACTTCGATCGCGCATTGAATGAACAGATCGAACGAGCAATGAGCGAAAAGTCTTCGTTCATCAACCTGGGCACTGCAACTGATCTATTTGCTGAACGACGTGATCCGTATAGCCCCGCCCAAGCGGGCATGCCTTTCGGCCTGTCTGTGGGGGACCTTTCGACGCACATGCTTGTACTGGGCCAAACCGGAACCGGTAAAACGGCAGCGGTGATTCGGCCAGTGGTCTGGCAATGGCAAGAGGCGAGAGCAGGCGGCCTGCTGGTACTGGACGGCAAGGGTCAACTTCCGAAAGAGCTCGCCGGCCTGCCCGGTTACCAGGTTATCAGTCCCGAATCGTCGAACTTCAACGCCATCCAAAATCTCCAGCCGGATGAAGTCGCCGATACTCTTTTCCAGCTATTCAGTTCCGATAAAGGTAATGCGGGCGACGTTTCGGGCAGCGAGTGGGAGCAATTCGCCCGTGAGCTACTGCGCAGCACGGCGAAAGTTCTTGCCCTCATGAATGCCTTGGAGCCGGTCGAGTGGCCATGGAATCTCAGCTCAATCTACAAACTCGCATTCGAGCCAAGTAGCCGTGATCGCGCAAAAGAACTGATCGAAGGCGATTGCATGCATCTTCTCCCTGGACACCTGCATCGTGCTTATAACTCGTTCATGGTGCGCCACCTGCAGAAAGCTACCGAAACCCGTTCGTCCATCGAACTCAATTTGGAAACCTGGCTCGGTACTCTAATCAATGATCAAGAGCTTGGTGCGTGGGCTGACTGTGTTGAAGGTGTCGAGATCGAGGACTGCCTCTACGGCGCAATGATTGGGCTGGCTCTACCTGATACCCAGAGTGGCGTTGCCGTTTCGGCGCTGGCCAAGCGTCGCTTCTATAGCGCGATCAAGCGCCGTGGCGACAACTGGAAAACCGAAGGTCAGGAGCCTGTGCTCCTGGTAGTCGACGAGGCACAGGATCTGGTTTCGCATGAAGAGCTGGCGATCCTGCCTAAAGCCCGCTCGCTCGGTCTGTGCGCGTTGTACTCAACTCAGGGCCTCGATGGTCTGCAGGTTGCACTGCAGGACGAGCAGGCCACGATCATGCTCCTGGATCAATACCGTTCTGTGGTGAGCATGCAAGTCGGCTCTGAGATGACCCTCGACTACGTTTCCCAGCGCCTGGGGACTGCGCCTCGCGTGGTGTTTTCTGAGGTCGCTGCGAACACAACTGATCCGGTGGCCACGGCAAACCTTTACGGCGCCAATGCTGGCGGTTACTCCACTGGAACCTTGGCTGCCAAAGCGCAGACATCCGACGAGATGATCAAAGTTGGCCGCTCGTATAGTCATGTCGGCCAAGCTATCAGCACTGTCTCTGAATTGGCGAAGAAACTGGGTGCTGAACAGGCATGGCAGCAGCTGCCTGCCGCAATTCGTCGGGAGCGGCCGGCTGGCAGCGTAAAAATTGGCGAGATCCCGCTCGTGTCGCCGGAGGAGATCCGGTCGCTGACGATGAAAAAATTCACGGCCCTGGCTGCGGTGAATCGTTGCGGCACCGTCCGCCGCGCCCAGATCCGTCTCAATCCGATGTTCACATTCCCGACCGAGCAGCAAATTGAACAGCCCGCTGAGGAGGTAGCAGCATGA
- the mobF gene encoding MobF family relaxase, translated as MSHYGMSNQKTTAGNFAAKASYFEKKLKELQALREERITLGAERGVTDEVMAAELAKVDAEIAAIVSQVEGDQGTGREDYYHKSGNDTLASGIAGPLANKLDLGEHPQDGDYLALFRGINPRTGEAFLDEKRQNAIDKAIQEAESKKANPSSKKQLDAGDLERLEKEGKEKSATDPVLGFSSCVSMQKSISIYWAQTDDQTRRVIQECMMGAVNDAIEREHLTGRIRGREGAQGAESVTGECVTLTYAHCTARRAPGQDFPDPQLHVHLERPNFVRTVDGKFLTLDAGWLYKTQKEFGAVFDVAFFQRLQAQLPELASAMVVDWSGHGLRINESSVSKELVAEFSKRSEQIQAEKKTMATSGQAAAQAIAVRSRDAKDIELGDSLDAHWREAIPTIKLRASTAKELQAPSLAELQRMVFRGSTVIDEFAIDSAAAHLTIGKGGLDEIEATKSEIFKQLGLIEIPQQPDEHGRMPSKRYTTKELITLEADCLKAVHAGLDDPSWNVDRTLVDLVIDGYEKEKQSTQKPGEKPFRLSLEQRQAAYDLTGPGQYTYLKGAAGVGKSATMAPTFRVYAEAFKAQGRRVIGVAPANKQATELAKSTGIQAQTVHSLLIKHQEALAAQQAGERVKKQDLIGRGDIVVCDEAGMLDTYQMHNLVVACHQAGARLICVGDRNQHDAVETAALFGLLHDAVGDRCAKIETIARQVDQFKPTAQALYEGKVSDAIRHMQRDDQLRVFADGVNEADELVGDVFGDMKAGLTGKDGVVRELDWSQILVLADTNEQVRALNNKIRDARFARSELSVGGSVSIETEVLPGERCTIQVAIGDRLLLRKTAKDAQKEPIYNGDLGTVLGIERIAREVDGEPIEEILFTIARDDGKSVKINSSEYESLQYGYAMTGHKAQGMTVMQSYYLPSSYASLQAWYVAYTRGIHGCKTYLSEANWLPFKKSASQFIYKENALDLMPQVREAIRASVHTGQPFKLAPQQLSVLDRLQGVSPLFQFPGQAKEQPQEKPRQSVTVLPPAQTEIDHAKAFGAAVVDLRANEQTWPLDARRVAVVAAENPALGIEVEPWTNPGSSVPLEQRRDLCETLQGMKPALFTTKLKLIKPEPQEARYVRIDPARPATLAGLGRYPRVDGRPVAAVDGVSRPESRAGAAGQRVAGSLGQFDRAAGAGNAANEEAFSRPLGNIKRPAGRVSSDGLRTLSTCDLAAGSGRGREGLLPDNTLADRQPLGRVRRQVPGSAVARSMKYDKASDAREVAAMKRDVDLTDYAVHLGMEYDKKASYKGHAVFRHGSGKYDIYQAADDNWVWHDRHSGKSGDIFKLYQEASGGTFIQAKDDVRAFQGGVLPSLGKSAEEQARIDRAREESRQRKERERLETIATSTENHYRTFGFMSRRDSYLSQERGISSEVLAETRWRTSRHGSAVFPHIDANAKFCGYEYRGAQVINGERREFKGFTTETEKGVYLANPKCANPTEIRFSEGGVDTLSTYQLASPEERQRILFIGTTGEPGPNTEGAIIALAERYKIQRFSLAYDRDQGGDSLTVKRHARLVSQFAGAQIEDVRERVGLQLGEDPNEALKRIEAMSAQREVQNSETVALAEPTTRPVAQPETQPSYDEDEATYSYRRSI; from the coding sequence ATGAGCCACTACGGGATGAGCAATCAGAAGACCACGGCCGGCAATTTTGCAGCCAAAGCCAGCTACTTCGAAAAGAAACTGAAGGAGCTTCAGGCCTTACGTGAGGAGCGCATTACTCTGGGCGCAGAGCGTGGCGTGACAGATGAAGTAATGGCTGCCGAACTGGCGAAAGTCGATGCCGAGATCGCAGCGATCGTCAGTCAGGTGGAAGGCGACCAGGGCACAGGGCGCGAGGACTACTACCACAAGTCCGGCAACGACACCTTGGCGTCGGGTATTGCCGGCCCGTTGGCCAACAAGCTGGACCTCGGTGAGCATCCCCAGGACGGTGATTACCTAGCTCTTTTCCGTGGCATCAATCCGCGCACTGGTGAGGCGTTCCTCGATGAGAAGCGCCAAAACGCCATCGACAAGGCTATTCAGGAAGCTGAATCAAAGAAGGCAAACCCGTCCTCGAAAAAGCAGCTCGACGCCGGTGATCTGGAGCGACTGGAGAAGGAGGGCAAAGAAAAATCGGCAACGGATCCTGTCCTTGGCTTCAGCTCGTGCGTGTCCATGCAGAAGTCCATCAGTATCTACTGGGCACAGACCGACGACCAAACCCGTCGCGTGATCCAGGAATGCATGATGGGAGCCGTCAACGATGCGATTGAGCGCGAGCACCTTACTGGTCGGATTCGCGGACGTGAAGGCGCTCAGGGCGCAGAGTCTGTAACCGGCGAATGCGTCACCCTGACATATGCTCATTGCACAGCACGTCGCGCCCCTGGTCAGGACTTCCCTGATCCCCAGTTGCATGTACATCTAGAGCGGCCGAACTTCGTTCGCACCGTCGACGGCAAGTTCCTAACCCTCGATGCGGGATGGCTATACAAGACCCAGAAGGAGTTCGGGGCCGTCTTTGACGTGGCCTTTTTTCAGCGTCTCCAGGCACAACTACCCGAGTTGGCATCGGCGATGGTCGTTGATTGGAGCGGTCACGGCCTGCGCATCAATGAATCTTCAGTGTCGAAGGAACTTGTTGCCGAATTTTCTAAGCGCAGCGAGCAAATCCAGGCCGAGAAGAAGACTATGGCCACCTCTGGCCAAGCTGCAGCTCAGGCGATCGCTGTCCGAAGCCGCGATGCGAAGGACATTGAGCTAGGTGACAGCTTGGATGCCCATTGGCGCGAAGCGATTCCTACAATCAAGCTGAGAGCATCTACAGCTAAAGAGCTCCAGGCTCCGAGTCTCGCTGAACTGCAGCGCATGGTGTTTCGTGGATCCACCGTGATCGATGAGTTCGCGATCGATTCTGCAGCTGCGCACCTGACTATTGGCAAAGGTGGACTCGATGAAATCGAAGCAACCAAGTCGGAGATTTTCAAACAACTCGGACTCATCGAAATCCCCCAGCAGCCCGACGAACACGGCCGGATGCCGTCGAAGCGGTACACGACGAAAGAGCTAATCACCCTCGAAGCTGACTGCCTAAAAGCCGTTCATGCCGGCCTTGATGATCCGAGTTGGAACGTCGACCGGACCCTCGTAGACCTGGTGATCGATGGCTACGAGAAAGAAAAACAGTCGACCCAGAAACCGGGTGAAAAGCCCTTCAGGCTTAGTCTGGAGCAACGCCAAGCTGCCTACGATCTGACTGGGCCAGGCCAGTACACATACCTCAAGGGGGCCGCTGGCGTGGGCAAGTCGGCCACCATGGCGCCGACTTTCCGCGTATATGCCGAGGCGTTCAAGGCGCAGGGGCGCCGCGTCATTGGCGTTGCGCCTGCAAACAAGCAGGCGACGGAGTTGGCGAAGTCGACCGGCATCCAGGCTCAGACTGTCCATTCGTTGCTCATTAAGCACCAGGAGGCCTTGGCCGCTCAGCAGGCCGGCGAGCGCGTCAAAAAGCAGGACCTCATTGGACGTGGTGATATCGTCGTGTGTGATGAGGCCGGCATGCTGGACACATATCAGATGCATAACCTAGTAGTGGCTTGCCACCAGGCCGGTGCCCGCCTGATCTGCGTGGGTGACAGAAACCAGCATGACGCCGTAGAAACCGCCGCACTGTTCGGCCTCCTGCATGACGCTGTTGGCGACCGCTGCGCGAAGATCGAAACGATCGCCCGTCAGGTAGACCAGTTCAAACCGACTGCCCAGGCCCTGTATGAAGGCAAGGTGAGCGATGCAATTCGGCATATGCAGCGCGACGACCAGCTCAGGGTTTTCGCGGACGGTGTGAACGAGGCTGACGAGCTGGTTGGCGATGTTTTCGGTGACATGAAAGCCGGCCTAACAGGAAAAGATGGCGTCGTTCGAGAGTTGGACTGGTCCCAGATCCTCGTTCTCGCCGACACTAACGAACAGGTTCGAGCGCTCAACAACAAAATCCGCGATGCCCGATTCGCTCGCAGTGAATTGAGCGTAGGGGGCAGCGTTAGCATCGAAACCGAAGTGCTGCCGGGCGAGCGTTGCACGATCCAGGTCGCGATTGGCGATCGACTATTGTTACGCAAAACGGCCAAGGATGCCCAAAAAGAGCCCATCTATAACGGGGATCTCGGCACCGTATTGGGTATCGAGCGAATCGCCCGCGAAGTCGACGGCGAGCCGATCGAGGAGATTCTGTTCACGATCGCCCGGGACGATGGGAAGTCAGTCAAGATCAACTCCAGCGAGTACGAGTCGCTGCAGTACGGCTACGCCATGACCGGACACAAGGCACAGGGTATGACTGTCATGCAGTCCTACTACCTGCCGTCCTCCTACGCCTCTCTACAGGCTTGGTATGTCGCCTATACCCGCGGAATCCACGGTTGCAAAACGTACCTGAGTGAAGCGAACTGGCTCCCATTCAAGAAGTCGGCGTCGCAATTCATCTACAAAGAAAACGCCCTCGATCTCATGCCTCAAGTGCGCGAAGCAATTCGCGCATCCGTGCACACCGGCCAGCCGTTCAAGCTAGCCCCTCAACAACTGTCTGTCCTCGATCGCCTCCAGGGTGTTTCACCACTCTTCCAGTTCCCCGGCCAAGCGAAGGAACAACCTCAAGAAAAGCCCCGTCAGTCCGTCACGGTCCTGCCGCCCGCTCAAACCGAGATCGACCACGCCAAGGCCTTCGGCGCTGCCGTGGTCGACCTTCGCGCCAACGAACAGACCTGGCCGCTCGACGCCCGCCGCGTTGCTGTTGTAGCTGCAGAAAACCCCGCTCTAGGTATTGAAGTTGAACCCTGGACAAACCCCGGCTCATCCGTGCCCCTAGAGCAACGCCGCGACCTTTGCGAAACGCTCCAGGGAATGAAGCCCGCCTTATTCACCACGAAGCTGAAACTGATCAAGCCTGAGCCTCAGGAGGCCCGCTATGTTCGAATTGATCCTGCCCGACCTGCCACCCTTGCCGGCCTCGGCCGGTACCCCCGCGTTGATGGACGACCTGTCGCCGCCGTCGATGGAGTTTCCCGACCCGAGTCCCGAGCCGGCGCCGCAGGCCAGCGAGTCGCCGGCAGCCTCGGCCAATTTGACCGCGCCGCCGGCGCCGGTAACGCCGCAAACGAAGAAGCCTTCTCCCGTCCGCTCGGCAACATTAAACGCCCTGCAGGGCGAGTTTCCTCAGACGGTCTGCGTACGTTGTCCACATGCGATCTGGCAGCAGGTTCCGGAAGGGGACGTGAGGGTCTATTGCCCGATAACACACTCGCTGATCGACAGCCTCTTGGTCGAGTGCGACGGCAGGTTCCTGGTTCTGCTGTAGCACGCTCGATGAAATACGACAAAGCATCAGACGCCCGCGAAGTGGCCGCGATGAAACGCGACGTTGACCTGACCGACTACGCTGTTCACCTTGGCATGGAGTACGACAAGAAGGCCTCGTACAAAGGACATGCTGTTTTCCGCCACGGCTCAGGGAAATACGACATTTACCAGGCCGCTGATGACAATTGGGTCTGGCATGACCGCCATTCGGGCAAGAGCGGTGACATCTTCAAGCTCTATCAGGAAGCCAGTGGCGGCACCTTCATCCAGGCCAAGGACGATGTTCGTGCGTTTCAGGGGGGCGTTCTGCCTTCGCTGGGTAAATCAGCGGAAGAGCAGGCCCGTATTGATCGGGCACGCGAAGAGTCGCGACAGAGGAAGGAACGCGAGCGCCTAGAGACAATCGCAACCAGCACGGAAAACCACTACCGCACTTTCGGATTCATGTCTCGCCGTGATAGCTATCTGAGCCAAGAGCGAGGTATCTCGTCCGAAGTGTTGGCCGAAACGCGCTGGCGTACGAGCCGGCATGGCTCCGCCGTGTTTCCTCACATTGATGCTAATGCCAAGTTCTGCGGGTATGAGTACCGCGGCGCTCAGGTTATCAATGGCGAACGACGTGAGTTCAAGGGTTTTACGACAGAAACTGAAAAAGGTGTCTACCTCGCTAACCCGAAATGCGCGAACCCCACCGAAATCCGCTTCAGCGAGGGCGGTGTCGACACCCTGAGCACCTACCAGTTGGCTAGCCCAGAAGAGCGGCAGCGGATCCTGTTCATCGGCACTACTGGCGAACCTGGTCCAAACACTGAGGGGGCAATCATCGCCCTGGCCGAGCGCTATAAAATCCAGCGCTTTTCGCTTGCTTATGATCGCGACCAAGGCGGCGATAGCCTTACGGTGAAGCGTCATGCTCGACTCGTCAGCCAGTTCGCTGGTGCGCAGATCGAGGATGTTCGCGAGCGTGTTGGTCTGCAACTTGGCGAAGATCCCAACGAAGCCCTGAAGCGTATTGAAGCGATGAGCGCCCAGCGAGAAGTGCAGAATTCTGAAACCGTTGCTCTGGCAGAACCGACAACAAGGCCGGTTGCCCAGCCAGAAACCCAACCTTCGTATGACGAAGATGAAGCAACTTATAGCTACAGGAGATCGATCTAA